One Aegilops tauschii subsp. strangulata cultivar AL8/78 chromosome 7, Aet v6.0, whole genome shotgun sequence genomic window carries:
- the LOC109752762 gene encoding bidirectional sugar transporter SWEET6b has translation MVSADVARNIVGIIGNVISFGLFLSPVPTFWRIYKAKDVEEFKPDPYLATLMNCLLWFFYGLPIVHPNSTLVLTINGIGLVIEGAYIIMFIIYAAKNTRWKMLGVLAIEAAFMAAVVAGVLVGAHTHEKRSMIVGILCVIFGSIMYASPLTIMGKVIKTKSVEYMPFFLSLVNFLNGLCWTGYALIKFDIYITIPNALGTIFGLVQLILYGYYYRSTPKKGKNVELPTVLTKNAVTSGDVSVTIEK, from the exons ATGGTTTCCGCCGACGTGGCCCGCAACATCGTGGGCATCATTGGCAATGTCATCTCCTTCGGCCTCTTCCTCTCCCCTGT GCCGACGTTCTGGCGTATCTacaaggccaaggacgtggaggAGTTCAAGCCGGACCCCTACCTGGCGACGCTCATGAACTGCCTGCTCTGGTTCTTCTACGGGCTCCCTATCGTCCACCCCAACAGCACCCTCGTCCTCACCATCAACGGCATCGGCCTCGTCATCGAGGGCGCCTACATCATCATGTTCATCATCTACGCGGCCAAGAACACAAGG TGGAAGATGCTCGGCGTGCTCGCCATCGAGGCGGCGTTCATGGCTGCCGTGGTGGCCGGTGTGCTCGTCGGCGCCCACACCCACGAGAAGCGCTCCATGATCGTAGGCATCCTCTGCGTCATCTTCGGCTCCATCATGTACGCCTCCCCGCTCACCATCATG GGTAAAGTGATCAAGACCAAGAGTGTGGAGTACATGCCATTCTTCCTGTCGCTGGTAAACTTCCTCAACGGTCTCTGCTGGACGGGCTATGCGCTCATCAAGTTTGACATCTACATCACG ATCCCCAATGCCCTTGGTACAATCTTCGGCCTCGTCCAGCTGATCCTCTACGGGTACTACTACAGATCGACCCCCAAGAAGGGCAAGAACGTCGAACTGCCCACCGTCCTCACCAAAAACGCCGTTACCAGTGGCGACGTCTCGGTCACCATTGAGAAATAA
- the LOC109752768 gene encoding uncharacterized protein isoform X2 translates to MCPVKPATFEHCKRRYGSLNPDVLGSAGQVCRRNWGAQVCNQGSLHGVLYCLMARCSGMSHWLNRLVISRMCSLMWETWSTTSSDYYRLQQELLLSSCFYSEPINMNSYKKHLSMELKCLFQYIVNQPTKGLGTELLVLEDAMSGSETLRLQGVKKLDWDHGVYQTRMQLMFVWQIQ, encoded by the exons ATGTGCCCTGTGAAACCTGCAACATTTGAGCATTGCAAGCGGCGGTATGGCAGTCTGAATCCTGACGTTCTTGGGAGTGCAG GCCAGGTTTGCAGAAGAAATTGGGGGGCTCAAGTCTGCAATCAAGGGAGTCTGCATGGTGTTCTCTATTGTTTGATGGCAAGGTGCTCGGGAATGAGCCACTGGCTAAATCGTTTGGTGATCTCAAGGATGTGCTCTCTGATGTGGGAAACGTGGTCGACGACAAGCTCTGACTACTACAGGCTCCAACAAG AATTGTTATTATCTTCATGCTTCTATTCTGAACCAATAAACATGAACAGCTACAAGAAGCATCTTTCCATGGAGCTTAAATGCCTTTTCCAATACATAGTTAATCAACCGACAAAAGGATTGGGTACTGAGCTTCTTGTACTTGAG GATGCTATGTCAGGAAGTGAAACGTTGCGGCTTCAAGGAGTGAAGAAATTGGATTGGGATCATGGAGTATATCAAACGAGGATGCAACTCATGTTCGT GTGGCAAATCCAATAA
- the LOC109752768 gene encoding uncharacterized protein isoform X1, producing MCPVKPATFEHCKRRYGSLNPDVLGSAGQVCRRNWGAQVCNQGSLHGVLYCLMARCSGMSHWLNRLVISRMCSLMWETWSTTSSDYYRLQQELLLSSCFYSEPINMNSYKKHLSMELKCLFQYIVNQPTKGLETLQQMANVQYTENMTDEQDAMSGSETLRLQGVKKLDWDHGVYQTRMQLMFVWQIQ from the exons ATGTGCCCTGTGAAACCTGCAACATTTGAGCATTGCAAGCGGCGGTATGGCAGTCTGAATCCTGACGTTCTTGGGAGTGCAG GCCAGGTTTGCAGAAGAAATTGGGGGGCTCAAGTCTGCAATCAAGGGAGTCTGCATGGTGTTCTCTATTGTTTGATGGCAAGGTGCTCGGGAATGAGCCACTGGCTAAATCGTTTGGTGATCTCAAGGATGTGCTCTCTGATGTGGGAAACGTGGTCGACGACAAGCTCTGACTACTACAGGCTCCAACAAG AATTGTTATTATCTTCATGCTTCTATTCTGAACCAATAAACATGAACAGCTACAAGAAGCATCTTTCCATGGAGCTTAAATGCCTTTTCCAATACATAGTTAATCAACCGACAAAAGGATTGG AAACTCTTCAGCAAATGGCAAATGTACAGTACACTGAGAACATGACTGATGAACAGGATGCTATGTCAGGAAGTGAAACGTTGCGGCTTCAAGGAGTGAAGAAATTGGATTGGGATCATGGAGTATATCAAACGAGGATGCAACTCATGTTCGT GTGGCAAATCCAATAA
- the LOC109756236 gene encoding bidirectional sugar transporter SWEET6b, translating into MVSADVARNIVGIIGNVISFGLFLSPVPTFWRIYKAKDVEEFKPDPYLATLMNCLLWFFYGLPVVHPNSTLVLTINGIGLVIEGAYIIMFIIYAAKNTRWKMLGVLAIEAAFMAAVVAGVLVGAHTHEKRSMIVGILCVIFGSIMYASPLTIMGKVIRTKSVEYMPFFLSLVNFLNGLCWTGYALIKFDIYITIPNALGTIFGLVQLILYGYYYRSTPKKGKNVELPTVLTKNAVTSGDVSVTIEK; encoded by the exons ATGGTTTCCGCCGACGTGGCCCGCAACATCGTGGGCATCATTGGCAATGTCATCTCCTTCGGCCTCTTCCTCTCCCCTGT GCCGACGTTCTGGCGTATCTacaaggccaaggacgtggaggAGTTCAAGCCGGACCCCTACCTGGCGACGCTCATGAACTGCCTGCTCTGGTTCTTCTACGGGCTCCCTGTCGTCCACCCCAACAGCACCCTCGTCCTCACCATCAACGGCATCGGCCTCGTCATCGAGGGCGCCTACATCATCATGTTCATCATCTACGCGGCCAAGAACACAAGG TGGAAGATGCTCGGCGTGCTCGCCATCGAGGCGGCGTTCATGGCTGCCGTGGTGGCCGGTGTGCTCGTCGGCGCCCACACCCACGAGAAGCGCTCCATGATCGTAGGCATCCTCTGCGTCATCTTCGGCTCCATCATGTACGCCTCCCCGCTCACCATCATG GGTAAAGTGATCAGGACCAAGAGTGTGGAGTACATGCCATTCTTCCTGTCGCTGGTAAACTTCCTCAACGGTCTCTGCTGGACGGGCTATGCGCTCATCAAGTTTGACATCTACATCACG ATCCCCAATGCCCTTGGTACAATCTTCGGCCTCGTCCAGCTGATCCTCTACGGGTACTACTACAGATCGACCCCCAAGAAGGGCAAGAACGTCGAACTGCCCACCGTCCTCACCAAAAACGCCGTTACCAGTGGCGACGTCTCGGTCACCATTGAGAAATAA